The following proteins are co-located in the Bactrocera tryoni isolate S06 unplaced genomic scaffold, CSIRO_BtryS06_freeze2 scaffold_240, whole genome shotgun sequence genome:
- the LOC120780219 gene encoding uncharacterized protein LOC120780219 → MPQTIYTDNATNFVGADRKLRELKEAFLAQAPELMGFAAEEGFRFGFIPPRAPHFGRIWEAAVKSAKHLVVRALGNALLTTEELSTLLAEVEAILNSRSLVPLSRDPNDG, encoded by the coding sequence ATGCCACAGACGATATACACCGACAACGCAACCAACTTTGTCGGCGCCGACcgcaagctgcgcgagctgaaGGAGGCCTTTCTAGCGCAAGCTCCAGAGCTAATGGGATTCGCAGCCGAAGAAGGATTCAGATTCGGCTTTATACCACCcagggcgccgcacttcggccGAATATGGGAGGCGGCGGTGAAGTCCGCCAAGCATCTGGTCGTTCGCGCACTCGGCAACGCTCTACTAACGACGGAAGAGCTCTCAACGCTAttggccgaagtggaggccatcctcaaCTCTCGCTCCCTAGTACCTCTGAGCCGAGACCCCAACGACGGCTAG